Genomic window (Sediminispirochaeta smaragdinae DSM 11293):
GCATACCGCTCTTCAGTAAAGAGCTGGCGGAATTCACCTTTGCCAATTCTTCTCACTGGATAGCGGAGACAGATGAAAAAGGGGTTTACACCTTTACATCCGAACACGTTCACTATCTGTTGGGAAAGAGTCCTAATTATTTCATAGGAAAGAAAATAGATGATACGATACTGCCTGAAGACCGGCCAAAAGTCAGAACGATTCTAAAAAAACATCAAAATGAGGAAACAATAGAGAGTCATTATCTCAAGCGGATGTTCGGTGCCGACGGAGAGATAAAAATCATGGCCACCACCGTGGTCTCTCTTTTCGACCGGAAAGGTACATTGAGAGGATTGCGGGAAATCAGCAAGGATATAACGGCATCCTATCGAAAGAACAAAAAGATCAAGGCCATGGAGCAGAAGATTTCCGATTTGCAGGCGGCAGTCAGGATCATCCTCAGTGAAGAGTTCAGGCAGAAGGCAATACCTCCGAAAAACATCTCTCCGCTCATGCTTGTCGTTAACGCAGTCCTTCTTAATATAGAACACGACCCGGAGGAAATCCGAAACAAGAAAATAGCCTATCTAAAGGAGTTCTTCGCAAACCCCACGCACCTGCTTAACGATAGGCTCACGAGTCTGACGAGCAGAGAACTCCAGATAGCAGGACTGATTCGCGACGGCTACACATCAAAAGAGATCGCTTCCATTATGCATATGTCTTCGCGTACCGTCGAAAATTACCGCCAGTCAATCAGGAAAAAACTTGGTATCATCCACTCTTCCGTTAGCCTAAAGGAGACTTTGGAACAAATTTTCTCGGAAAACGCTACGTAAAAATTACCCTTACCAAAGTACTCTTAGCGTATACCGTTCAATTGCAAACCATATACTCCCAGTCTACAATTTTTGTAACTATCCGAAGGTATACTTTATCTCTTTTGCCAGGGAGGGCATATGTTCAAAAACATGAAGATAGGGACAAAGCTTGTCTCCATAAGCTTTGTCATTCTCGTACTGTCTCTCGGGGCGGTGGGCTACGTATCCATAAGCAAAGCAAGGGACGGGTTGCTCAATCTGGAATACGAGCAAATGAACTATCGTCTTGCGGAATTATCCGAAGCCATCGAGAACATCCTTACAACAGAACAAAAGGTTGTTATCGGTATCGGAACCAGTGCACAGATAAAGGACTGGGCCGCGACAAAAAGCAACGAAGCGATGGTCGTATTAAGTCGATATCTTCGGGAAATTGTAGACGACCATGATCTTGGCGGAAATTATCAATCGCTCTTTGTGACGGACGAAAAGGGAACTGCAGTGGCCTCCTCCGATGACGACGCCATTGGTCTCCAGCTGAGGGAAAGAGATTATTTCAAGAAGGCAAAGGAGGGTTCCGCTGCCTTTGGCCAGGTCATAGAGAATGTAATGACAAACGCTCCGGTCATACCCATTAGCGTTCCTCTCTACACAGATGGAGAGTTCAGGGGTGCTCTGGTTGCATTGGTAGACCTGTCGGTGTTGAAAGAGATGACGCTGGATGCCAAGATAGGTGAGACCGGATACGCCTTTATAACAGACTCCGAAGGAGTTATCATTGCCCATCCCGAGGAGAGCATCGTTTTTTCGACAAATGTGAGGGAACTTGCCGGCATGGAGCAAATCGCCGGAGAAATGGCGAACGGCGAAAGCGGCATCGATGAGTATTCTTTCGAAGGCGAGACAAAAACCGCCGGTTTTACTCCCATCAAACTTACCAATTGGTCCATAGCCCTGACCTTATCGAACGAGGAATTTCTCGCTCCGGTAGCCACCGTTACAAGGGCGATCATCATCATTGCGGCAGTCTCCTTGCTTATCGCCTTCTTCGCCTTTTTCTTCTTTTCCCGAAGCCTCACCAAACCGATCAACCAGGGGGTCGGCTTTGCCGATCAGATTGCAAGCGGCCAACTCGACGCACAATTGCATAATCGAAACAATGACGAGATAGGCAGGCTTGTAGGGGCCTTAACAAAGATGAAGGAGAATCTGATTCATACCATCTCGCAGGTCAAGCTATCCACATCGCAAGTATCTACGGGAAGTCAGCAGCTCAGCAGTACAGCCGAGCAACTTTCTCAAGGGGCCACGGAACAGGCCGCATCGGTAGAGGAGGTTTCCTCCTCTATGGAGGAGATGAGCGCAAACATCAGTCAGAATGCCGATAATGCGATGCAGACGGAAAAGATTGCAATCCAGGCCGCATCGGATGCGGAAGCGAGCGGGAATGCCGTTATGGAGGCGGTAAACGCCCTCAACCAGATTGCCGAAAAAATCACCATTATCGAAGAGATAGCGCGGCAGACAAACATGCTTTCGCTAAACGCTTCCATCGAAGCCGCAAGGGCGGGAGAGCACGGAAAGGGATTTGCCGTGGTCGCCGCAGAGGTAGGAAAACTTGCGGCAAGGAGCAAGAGTGCCGCCGGGGAAATAGGGAACCTCTCGACATCTTCGGTCGCGGTCGCCGACAAGGCACAGCAAATGCTGACAAAACTGGTACCCAATATTCATAAGACGGCCGAATTGGTCCAGGAGATCAGCGCGGCCAGCAGGGAACAGAGTAAGGGTGCGGAACAGATCAATGTGGCGATCAGTCAACTCGATGAGGTTATTCAGCAAAATGCCTCGGCTTCCGAAGAGATGGCATCGGTTGCCACCGAACTGAACAACCAGGCCCAGGAGCTGCAGAGGGCGATAGACTACTTTGTCATTGACGAACGTGAAAATACGAAGCGGGAGTACCCGATAGCAGTGGAGGCCCCCCGACAGGTCCCCAAACAGGCAATCAAGCACATAACGCGAAAAAATCCGGAAATGGAGACCGCCATCACACTTTCATCCAAGATCGATTCAGATGACTTTGAGCAGTTTTAAAAGGAGTGGAATATGAGTGAAGAACCTATCACCAGAACCTTTCTTACCTTCTCTCTGGCAGATGAGTCGTATGCAATCGATATTCACTGGGTGAGGGAGGTCCTTGCCTACCAAAAGGTGACACGGGTCCCCAGGGCGCCTGATATTCTTTCGGGAGTTATCAATATCCGGGGGAAAGTGATCCCTGTTATCGACCTAAGGCAAAACCTCCGGTTAGGCGAAAGTAAAACTCCCGGACAAAGTACATCGATCATTGTGCTTGAGATTAATCTCGAGGAAACCCTTTCCATGGGGATTATTGTAGACGATGTTCATGAGGTCATCGAAATTGAGAATGCCCAGATCCAGTCGACACAAAACATCCGCAACTTTCAGGACACAATGGTGGTCAAGGAGATAGCAAAGGAAGATGATAATCTCATTATGATTCTCGATCTTGAAGGCTTACTCGACCGCGATAGTCTCACCGTCATTGCCGGTTATGAAAATGAAAGCCATAGGGAATCCGGCCATTTAACGGGAAGCACCGCATCGGTATAAAAGCGGATACCTACGTTCTCATTCGCCGGGGAGCAGGCTGCCGATCTTCATGATCCGGGCAACCCGCTCTCCGGTCTCAACGAGTAATTCACGGCTTCGAGCCATTGCCTCCGTGAGTGGCATCGCCTTATTTACCGTGCTGATGACGGCATCGATACCAACATCGTACACCGCTTCGAAACCTTCACCGATGTCTCCGACCACTGCGACAACCGGGATGGGCCCACTCTTCTTGCTCCATGAGGCAACACCGGCGGGGACCTTTCCGAAAACGGTCTGCCGGTCGAGCTTTCCTTCACCGGTAAGGACAAGATCGGCATCTTTAACCAGTTCATCGAAACGCAAGATGGAGAGCACCGCATCGATACCTGTTTGGAGTTCCGCATCAAGAAAGCCGACTAAGCCGCCGCCGAGTCCTCCCGCCGCTCCGCTACCGGGAAGTTCCGCAATAGAGGGGCCAAGGTCCCGCTCGATGATCTCGGCACAGTGTGCCAATGCTGCATCAAGCTCTTTCACCATCGCTTCGGTGGCTCCCTTTTGCGGACCATAGGTTCTCGAGGCCCCTTTGGGACCGCAAAGAGGATTATTGACATCGCAGGCAACGGTAACCTGAAGATCGGCAATACGGGGATCCGCCTTCGAGGCGTCGATGCGGTCGAGGGCGGAGAGAGCTCCCCCTCCAAAGGGAAGTTCCTTCCCTGCTTTGTCTAAAAACGAAAAACCAAGGGCCTGGGCCATGCCGACCCCACAGTCGTTTGTCGCACTTCCTCCGATTCCGATGAAAAGTTCACGACATCCGGCATCAAGAGCAGCCTTAATGACCTCTCCTGTCCCATAGGTGGTGCTTAACATCGGGTTTCGCTCCTGTTCGTCTACAAGGGGAAGTCCCGATGCCTCCGCCATTTCTATTACCGCCCGACCGCCAGGAAGTAAACCGAATCGGGCATCCACGTTCTTTCCAAGAGGACCGGTAACCCTTATCGTCTTCATCGTCCCCGATGTAACCTCGAGAACCGCTTCGATAGTGCCCTCTCCCCCGTCGGCAATCGGCACGATATGGTAATCAGCCCTTGGGTAGATCCTTTTCATTCCCGAGACAATGGCCTCACACACCCTTCGGGAACTGTTACTACCCTTGAACGAATCGGTCGCAACGACAACTTTCATACGCGCTCCTTATTCTATTATCTATCGACGGTAAAAACGGTTCCGGTTTTGTTTGAAAAAAAGCCCTTACATGTTTTTGAAAAAAGGAGTTCCGCCTTCTCGCCGGTGCAGTGACACAGGCCAAGGGAGGAGATGGAAGCATCACACAGGTATTCACGTACGGCATCAAGGTGCTCATCGTCCGCTTCCACCAAATGGGCTCCGCCCAAGACGGCAAAAAGAGGGAGAGAGAAATATTGCTTCACAGCATCAAGCATGTTGCACATTCCGGGATGGGAACAGCCGAGCAAGACCACTAAACCCGAGCCGGTTTCGATAACAAGCAGGATCTCGTCGGAAAAGGTATCGGCCTTCATCCTGCCGTCGAGCTCAAGGGCAAAACGTTCGGGAATCTTCTCTTCTGCATGGATACGAGGGAAACGGCTCACGGCATGGATTCCCGGCACGATTTCCGTAACAGCCCTGTCGATGACAGTATGCGAGATATCGTGCTGCCGAATATATTCGGGACCAAAATCACAACCGAGAAACCGGGGGACCTGCTGCCGGACATCGTATTTCGCGTGGAAAAACCCCGCGCCTGTCCAGAGGTGAAATGAATTGGTCAGTGTACAAAGAGAGCGAAAACCTCCGGCATGGTCATAGTGACCGTGGCTTAAAAGCACATGGTCAAGCTTCCGCACATTTATCCGCAAGGCGTCGGCATTGTCAAGAAACAGACCGGATTGTCCGGTATCAAAAAGCAGCGTTCTTCCCTGATACTCTATATAAAAGGAGAGCCCGTGCTCATGTCGTAATTCCTTCCGAACACCTTCCCTGTCTTCCACTAATGTCGTTATCCGTAATGCCATCATCTGTATTGTCTGCATAATTATTTTTGACGTCAAGCCATGGCAATAAAAAAGGCCTGCGGATTACCGCAGGCCGATGACGGACGTTCGTATCACACTATTTCGAGCAAACGACATCCCGCATTCCGTCCGTTGAAAGGGCATATGCACGACGCTTTAGTTCCTCAGTGTTATAATCCTCGGCGGGATTATCGCCGAACAGTCCCAGGCGAAACATGGTTTCGGCATTCAAGACGGCCGCGCCGGCAGCCCCCCTTACGGTATTGTGTCCCATGATGACCATACGGTAGTCGAGTACATTGCAGGGACGAAGGCGGCCTACAACGGTAGCCATTCCCTTTTCAAGCCATACATCCCGGGAAGGCTGAGGCCTGTCGGCATCATCCATCATAAGGATCGGATGGTCGGGAGCAGAGGGCAATTTGAGCTCCTGGGGCAGTCCTCGAAAACCGGCCATGACGCTTCGAAGCTCCTCAAGACTCGCCTTCTTCTTAAGAGAAAACGAGACAGTCTCGGTATGGCCGTCCACCACAGGAACCCGGTTACATTGCGCGCTGACCACAAAGTCCGCATCAACAACCTTCCCATCCGCCAGGGTGCCGAGAATCTTTTGCGATTCGATCTCCATCTTTTCCTCTTCCCCTCCGATGTAGGGGATGATATTACCGAGGATATCATACGATGCGACACCGGGATAACCGGCACCCGAGATGGCTTGCATGGTGGTAACCTGAACCGCCTCCACGCCAAAGGTCTCGTGAAGAGGGGCAAGGGCCATGGCCAGAAACATCGTTGAGCAGTTCGAATTGGTAATGATGGCACCGTCCCATTTCTGACCGGCAATAAGGCTCAGATGATCGGGATTAATCTCAGGAATGACCAGAGGGACATCCTCTTCCATCCGGTGATTTTTCGAATTGCTGATAACGACATGTCCGAGCCTGGCATACCGCTCTTCGGCAGCTCCGGCAACAGAGGAATCAAGCCCTGAAAAAAGTACGGGACTATCCAGTGTATCTTCAAGGCTTTTAACCTGCATATCGGCAATATACCCCGGAATCGGAGTGTTCTGTTTCCACGCACACGCATCGACATACCGCTTTCCTGCCGAACGCTCCGAAGCAACAAGTTCGGCAACCTCAAAATAGGGGTGATCGGTCAGCAGGGTGATAAACTTCTGCCCCACAGTTCCGGTAGCTCCAAGGATTGCAACCCTCATTTTGCTGTTCATGATCCACCTCCAAAGGGGATTTGTTATTATAATAACAAAGTGTTACTATATGCTCGTAATGTTATGATAAGGGGAGATTTGTGTCAAGTAGCCTGAATCATTAATTGAAACAATATATAGTGTCCGGAATCGTGGTGATTCCTTTACCTTTAAGCCCATGCATAAGAAGGCAGATAGCCAATCATCCACCGTAAGGACGTGGGAATGCACCTGCCCCACAGCTCCCTCCCACCACGATTTCGGACAGTAGTTTAAAAAAACGCAGCAGAGATCAGAAAAATCGCCACCCCATGGGTAACGCAGGAAGGAAGAACACCATACCGGCTACCGACTATCCCGGCAATCACCCCCTCCCACAGAACAAAAAGGAGCAGGGGTAAGGAAAGCCCCGATCCGGTCAAAGAAAGAGGCAAATACGAGAAGGCAAAAAGGATACCGGAACTCACACCGGCAAGCAGGGATGATTGATGATCTTTCAGAAAGGCAAGGAGATAACCACGGAATAAGCCCTCTTCGATGAAGGCCAGCGACAGCGACAGACATAAAAGAGGAAGAGCCATGTCTACACGGAATTCGGGCCCAATGGCCTCTGTGCCTCCTTTCGCCTGGAGGAAAAGCAGGGGAGCAGCCACACAGAATCCAGCCAAAAGGCCTACAAAAATCCCCGCACCCCGGTCGTTTGAGAAAAAACGACAACGATCACGGTTCTCCCTATCGAAGGCAAGGAACACAAGCATCGCCGCGAAAAAGAGCAGCGAAAGCAATACAAGTAACAAGGCATCATCGGTAAACAGGAAGCGAAGGACGCCGCCCTCGGTCGAAGGAAACCAAAAACCAAGGCTTGCCATGACATCACGGCAGACAACAAATCCGACTATATAAAGAACCACTCGGCCAAAAGCCGGCGGCCTGGAAAAAGCAAGGGAGAGCAGGAGCAGGAGAAAGGCAGGCCATATTCTTCCGAGGTATTCCACAAAAAGGTGAAAAGAATTCATCATAATTTTGATAATATTATTTTTCTGCCTTTGACAGAAGAGCCCTTCTGTTATATTATTCAATTAAACAATTGCTTAATTGTTCAACTATTTAATAAGGAGTCTGATATGACCGGATGTTCCGGAGAGCGAACAGATATATGCGACCAATACTGCCCAACCTGCCCTGAACGAGCAGAGTTCCTTCGGGAAAAGCTGCTGGATGTGGCGGGGCTATCCGAACTTTTTAAGGTTTTGGGCGATGAAACCCGGACACGGATCATCTATCTTCTTTCAATAAACGAACTATGCGTTTGCGATCTGTCCGATCTGCTGGAAATGAGCCTGCCCGCGGTGAGTCACCACCTTCGCCTTTTAAAGACCATGCGTCTTGTTCGGTATCGACGAGATGGAAAGCAGGTATTTTATCGCCTCGACGATGAACATGTCGAGCAGCTCATAAAGGTTGCACGCGATCACTTTGCAGAGGAGCGCTGATACATCCATGGAGAAAATCAAACACATACACCCCCACCCCGCCGCAGATGCCGGTTGTCCTACCGGAAGCTGTCCCCACTGTTCCGGACATGATCACAGTTTTGAAGAGGCTTCCCCAAAGGCGGAGGCAATACGGCTGACTATCTCCCTTATTTTCTTCGCCCTAGGGATCATATTTCGAAGCAAGCTTCAGGCAAGCCCCTACCGTATCGGTGAATATGTAATCTTTCTTATCCCATACCTTACCGTAGGGTACGGGGTCATTCTGTCGGCACTGCGAAACCTTATCAACGGTAAGCTTTTCGACGAGAATTTTCTCATGACCGTTGCAACCTTCGGGGCTATCGCCTTGGGAGAAATGCCGGAAGCGGCGGCAGTCATGCTATTCTACACCATCGGCGAGATGTTTCAGGAGAGAGCGGCCTCTTCCGCCAGGCGCTCCATTCAAGCCCTTACCGATATTCGTCCCGACACAACCTATCTTGTATCCGACAGCCAGGGGTCAGATCCGAGGAAAACCGATCCTCTTTTGGTGGAGCCGGGTTCGCTGGTTCTTGTACGGCCGGGGGAAAGGGTCCCCCTTGACGGCATCATTGTATCGGGGAATTCTTTTTTCGATACCTCGGCACTGACCGGTGAATCGGTTCCGGTCAGAGTGGAGCCCGGCAGCCAGGCACTTGCCGGTTCGGTAAACGGACAGGGCTTGCTTATCATAGAAACCACCGCCCGCTACGGAGATTCATCCCTGGCCAGGATCATCAAGCTCGTAGAGGAGGCTGCCGAGCGTAAGGCCCCGACCGAACGCTTTATAACCCGCTTTGCAAGGGTCTACACACCTGCCGTGGTAGGAGCTGCATTGCTCATAGCCCTCCTTCCTCCCCTTTTGCTCGCCGATGCCTCCTTTGCAGAGTGGATTCGCAGGGCCCTTATCCTGCTGGTCGTATCATGCCCCTGTGCTCTGGTTATATCGATACCCCTAGGGTATTTCGGAGGAATAGGAGGCGCCTCTGCCGCAGGTATCCTGATCAAGGGAGCCAACTATCTGGAAACCCTGGCGGAACTTGATACCGTTGTATTTGATAAGACAGGGACCCTCACCGAAGGGGTATTCGAGGTATCCGGCGTCTATCCAGAGAAGGGATACAGCAGGGAAGAGCTTCTTGGCCTGGCAGCCTTTGCGGAATCCCATTCAAATCACCCGATTGCGGGAGCAATCCGCAGGGCAGCGGAAACCATTCCTTCGGAATTTCGTATCGATGCCTCACTCAACACGTTTGAAGAGATAGCGGGAAAAGGAGTCAGGGCCGAGTGGTTGGGAAAGCCCCTCCTGGCGGGTAATCAGACGTTGCTGAGGGAAAACAATATTCCTTCGCCTCCCCCCGTGGAGAAGGACAAGGGTGAGGCCGCAAGCAGCGTACTCATCGCCTACGGAGAAAACTATATAGGAACGATAGCCGTAAGCGACAGGATCCGCGAAGATGCCGCAGGGCTTGTCACTGCGCTCCACGGTAAAGGGATACGCCACACCGTTATGCTTACCGGCGACAGCGAAACAGGGGCAAAGGCTGTCGCAGAAAAACTGGGTTTGGATAGCTATTACGCAAAGCTTCTTCCTGATGAGAAACTCTCGAAGCTTGAAGAGATTATGGCCTCTCCCCGGACTTACAAGCGCACCGCTTTCGTAGGCGACGGCATCAACGACGCTCCGGTCCTCAGCAGAGCGGATGTGGGAATCGCCATGGGCGGGATAGGCTCCGATGCAGCCATCGAAGCGGCGGATGTTGTTCTCATGGATGATAAGCCGTCGAATCTTGCAACAGCAATTACCGGAGCAAAGCGAACGAGAGGGGTTGTGCTTCAGAATATCATCTTCTCGCTCGGCATCAAAGGACTTGTCATCCTGCTGGGAATCTTCGGCCTTGCGTCCATGTGGATGGCGATTTTTGCCGACGTCGGTGTGGCGCTCCTTGCCATTCTTAACTCAACCAGGGTTTTGAAGATGTTCAAAGCGTAAATGATTACCTCTTAGCCCGGTTCTATGATAGAATGCGGGCGAGGTTGTGCATGAAACCACAGAAACAGGGGGGAAAGGTGCTTCCGTCCCTCTTGATTGCCTTCCTTGCCCTCGCAGTAATAGGAATGTTCGCGGTCCATTGTGCGAGCTTGAAGAAAGAGGCAAGGACGCTGGTTCGGCTGGATACCCTTCGAGGCCTGACACAGCGGATTATCCATCTGGAGCTTTCCGGCAAGAATACCTTGCCTCTTATCGGCCAAGCGGATCTGATATTTGCCTCCGCTCCGGAGTCGGCCAGAAACGAGTGGGAAGGGCTGAAAGCGGATCTCCGCCGTTACCATACAGCAACGCAAATGGAGCAAGCTTTGATAGCGACTTCCATTACGCAATCGGGAGAACTGATCTGGCAGGAATTGGATCCCGACCGGATTCCCGGCAGCTCAATCTTGCAGGATCGGCAGGAATGGTACTGGGCGATAGTGGCGGCTGTGGGAACGGCGGCTATCCTCTTCCTGGTTCTTTTTTCACGGCATTTCACACCTTCGCAGAATTACCGCCAGCCTTTGAGAGACGAACAAACAGGATGTTACAGCCGTAACTATTTCTATACGAAGCTTCAAAGCGAGATTACCAGGGCCGAGCGCTATGGGCTTCCGCTTTCGCTTATCATCTTTGATATCGATCACTTCAGGCAGTTGAACGAAGCATACGGCCGGACGATCGGTGACGGCCTTTTAAAGCGTTTGGCCAATCTTGTCGCCTCGCTGCTTCGTGACAGCGATATCTTCGGCCGCACGGGAGGCGAGGAGTTTGCCGTCGTGGTCCCGCACACGGACGAAAACTCAACAGCCGTACTTGCGGAAAAACTCAGAGGCGCGATAGAAGGCTTTCCTTTCGATCTTCCGATGAAGGTCACCTGTAGTTTTGGTATCACATCGTTCAAAAAGGGAGAGAGTTGGCAAGATTTCTTCTCACGGGCCGATGAGGGGCTCCTCCTTGCAAAACAAGAGGGGCGCAACAGAGTCTCCATAGCAGTATAACCGGCCGTTGAAGCAACCGCGCCTTTTTTTGCGTGTAGGTTGTGTCATGAAAGTCGAAGAATCACGAATACCGATCATGTCTCTTCCCGCGGAAGAGCGGCCTCGGGAACGGCTTAGCGCCTTCGGGCCGTCGACCCTCTCCGATAAAGAACTCCTTACCATTATCCTCGGTTCCGGGATCAAGGGAAACGATGTGGGGCACCTTGCCTCGGCCCTGTTGAAGCTACTTGATACCAGCGATCTGCATTGTACCGTAGACCAAATCAGAACGATACCCGGTATTGGTCGAGCAAAGGCGGCTCTTGTTGCCGCAGCGCTGGAATTCTCACGGAGACGATTTGTACCGGCAAAAAATAAAATCACTTCGCCGGCTGATGTTCTCCCACTGGTCCGCCATCTTGCAGACAGGCCTCAGGAGCAATTTCTCGCCCTTTCTCTCAATGGGGCCCATGAGGTTATCAAGTTGCGGATAATCTCGGTCGGTCTGGTAAATCGGACACTGGTTCATCCCCGTGAAATCTTTGCAGGCTGTGTAAAAGATAGGGCTGCAGCCCTTATCTGTGCCCACAACCACCCATCAGGGAACCTGCAACCGAGCGCGGAGGACCACGAGGTCACCCGACGCCTCACAGCATCGGGTGAAATTCTCGGAATCCCCTTAATTGATCATATCATCTTTACACAAGAAGGCTATTATAGCTTCCTCGAGCACGACGGACTGGGCCAATAGCAGCCGGCCCCTGCATCTGTCGTCCTGGCTTCAGAATATCAACAAGCCTGCGTGATAGGCAAGGAACCCGGCAACAAAGGAGGAAATGGTGTAGTACAGCGAACAGCAAAGGGTCCACCGAAGAGACTTTGTTTCCGAGTAGATGGTTGCAACCGTCCCGATACAGGGAATAGAGAAGAAGAAGGCGAATATGAAGGCCAATGCGGAGGCCGGAGAAATCGAAGAGACAAGGCTTCCCACCAATGCAGCCTGTTCGTAGCCGCCAGTCCCGGCGACAAAGAGGGTGGTGATCGATGCAACCCCTCCGCTTATTCCATACAATACGGCAAGAACGGAAAGGGAGGCCTCTTTGG
Coding sequences:
- a CDS encoding PAS domain-containing protein — its product is MNCDLCPIAVATFDQDIRLLHANASFRTLFGVKDTDIIVGLPISYFLPDLRDNEAIIEAIRRTGTFTNLSHSFRRKKRKRRKELITVAVQFFSRDKESVSASFMEVGIPLFSKELAEFTFANSSHWIAETDEKGVYTFTSEHVHYLLGKSPNYFIGKKIDDTILPEDRPKVRTILKKHQNEETIESHYLKRMFGADGEIKIMATTVVSLFDRKGTLRGLREISKDITASYRKNKKIKAMEQKISDLQAAVRIILSEEFRQKAIPPKNISPLMLVVNAVLLNIEHDPEEIRNKKIAYLKEFFANPTHLLNDRLTSLTSRELQIAGLIRDGYTSKEIASIMHMSSRTVENYRQSIRKKLGIIHSSVSLKETLEQIFSENAT
- a CDS encoding methyl-accepting chemotaxis protein, which translates into the protein MFKNMKIGTKLVSISFVILVLSLGAVGYVSISKARDGLLNLEYEQMNYRLAELSEAIENILTTEQKVVIGIGTSAQIKDWAATKSNEAMVVLSRYLREIVDDHDLGGNYQSLFVTDEKGTAVASSDDDAIGLQLRERDYFKKAKEGSAAFGQVIENVMTNAPVIPISVPLYTDGEFRGALVALVDLSVLKEMTLDAKIGETGYAFITDSEGVIIAHPEESIVFSTNVRELAGMEQIAGEMANGESGIDEYSFEGETKTAGFTPIKLTNWSIALTLSNEEFLAPVATVTRAIIIIAAVSLLIAFFAFFFFSRSLTKPINQGVGFADQIASGQLDAQLHNRNNDEIGRLVGALTKMKENLIHTISQVKLSTSQVSTGSQQLSSTAEQLSQGATEQAASVEEVSSSMEEMSANISQNADNAMQTEKIAIQAASDAEASGNAVMEAVNALNQIAEKITIIEEIARQTNMLSLNASIEAARAGEHGKGFAVVAAEVGKLAARSKSAAGEIGNLSTSSVAVADKAQQMLTKLVPNIHKTAELVQEISAASREQSKGAEQINVAISQLDEVIQQNASASEEMASVATELNNQAQELQRAIDYFVIDERENTKREYPIAVEAPRQVPKQAIKHITRKNPEMETAITLSSKIDSDDFEQF
- a CDS encoding chemotaxis protein CheW; this translates as MSEEPITRTFLTFSLADESYAIDIHWVREVLAYQKVTRVPRAPDILSGVINIRGKVIPVIDLRQNLRLGESKTPGQSTSIIVLEINLEETLSMGIIVDDVHEVIEIENAQIQSTQNIRNFQDTMVVKEIAKEDDNLIMILDLEGLLDRDSLTVIAGYENESHRESGHLTGSTASV
- a CDS encoding glycerate kinase gives rise to the protein MKVVVATDSFKGSNSSRRVCEAIVSGMKRIYPRADYHIVPIADGGEGTIEAVLEVTSGTMKTIRVTGPLGKNVDARFGLLPGGRAVIEMAEASGLPLVDEQERNPMLSTTYGTGEVIKAALDAGCRELFIGIGGSATNDCGVGMAQALGFSFLDKAGKELPFGGGALSALDRIDASKADPRIADLQVTVACDVNNPLCGPKGASRTYGPQKGATEAMVKELDAALAHCAEIIERDLGPSIAELPGSGAAGGLGGGLVGFLDAELQTGIDAVLSILRFDELVKDADLVLTGEGKLDRQTVFGKVPAGVASWSKKSGPIPVVAVVGDIGEGFEAVYDVGIDAVISTVNKAMPLTEAMARSRELLVETGERVARIMKIGSLLPGE
- a CDS encoding MBL fold metallo-hydrolase, which produces MMALRITTLVEDREGVRKELRHEHGLSFYIEYQGRTLLFDTGQSGLFLDNADALRINVRKLDHVLLSHGHYDHAGGFRSLCTLTNSFHLWTGAGFFHAKYDVRQQVPRFLGCDFGPEYIRQHDISHTVIDRAVTEIVPGIHAVSRFPRIHAEEKIPERFALELDGRMKADTFSDEILLVIETGSGLVVLLGCSHPGMCNMLDAVKQYFSLPLFAVLGGAHLVEADDEHLDAVREYLCDASISSLGLCHCTGEKAELLFSKTCKGFFSNKTGTVFTVDR
- the asd gene encoding aspartate-semialdehyde dehydrogenase; amino-acid sequence: MNSKMRVAILGATGTVGQKFITLLTDHPYFEVAELVASERSAGKRYVDACAWKQNTPIPGYIADMQVKSLEDTLDSPVLFSGLDSSVAGAAEERYARLGHVVISNSKNHRMEEDVPLVIPEINPDHLSLIAGQKWDGAIITNSNCSTMFLAMALAPLHETFGVEAVQVTTMQAISGAGYPGVASYDILGNIIPYIGGEEEKMEIESQKILGTLADGKVVDADFVVSAQCNRVPVVDGHTETVSFSLKKKASLEELRSVMAGFRGLPQELKLPSAPDHPILMMDDADRPQPSRDVWLEKGMATVVGRLRPCNVLDYRMVIMGHNTVRGAAGAAVLNAETMFRLGLFGDNPAEDYNTEELKRRAYALSTDGMRDVVCSK
- a CDS encoding CPBP family glutamic-type intramembrane protease; translated protein: MMNSFHLFVEYLGRIWPAFLLLLLSLAFSRPPAFGRVVLYIVGFVVCRDVMASLGFWFPSTEGGVLRFLFTDDALLLVLLSLLFFAAMLVFLAFDRENRDRCRFFSNDRGAGIFVGLLAGFCVAAPLLFLQAKGGTEAIGPEFRVDMALPLLCLSLSLAFIEEGLFRGYLLAFLKDHQSSLLAGVSSGILFAFSYLPLSLTGSGLSLPLLLFVLWEGVIAGIVGSRYGVLPSCVTHGVAIFLISAAFF
- a CDS encoding ArsR/SmtB family transcription factor, with translation MTGCSGERTDICDQYCPTCPERAEFLREKLLDVAGLSELFKVLGDETRTRIIYLLSINELCVCDLSDLLEMSLPAVSHHLRLLKTMRLVRYRRDGKQVFYRLDDEHVEQLIKVARDHFAEER